CCTTCACGAACTGCGAACCTCATACCTTTTTCGATAGCAACTGGGTAGATGAGTTCAATTGTCATTTCGACGTTATCACCGGGCATGACCATTTCGACTCCAGCTGGAAGGTCAACGATTTCACCTGTAACGTCTGCTGTTCTGATGTAGAACTGTGGTTTGTAACCTTTTGTGAATGGCGTGTGGCGTCCACCTTCTTCTTTCTTCAAAACGTAGATGTTTGCTTTGAACTTCTTGTGAGGTGTAATGGAGCCTGGTTTTGCAAGAACTTGTCCTCTTTCAACCTCGTCCTTGTCGATACCTCTGAGCAGACATCCAACGTTGTCACCAGCGATTGCTTCATCGAGTTCTTTTCTGAACATTTCAACACTTGTGATAACTGTCTTTTTAATTTCGTAGCTCATACCGATGATTTCTGCTTCAACGCCTGGTTTGATTACACCACGTTCGATTCTTCCAGTGACAACCGTACCCCTACCAGTGATGGAGAAGACGTCTTCAATTGGCATAAGGAATGGTTTGTCAACTTCACGAACTGGATCCGGGAAGTATGTATCCATTGCGTCAAGGAGTTCTTTGATTGGTTTGTATGCTGGGTCGTTCGGGTCGTTTGGTGCTTCTATCGCTTTGAGAGCTGATCCTCTAACTACTGGAACTTCGTCACCAGGGAATTCGTATTTGCTGAGGAGGTCTCTGACTTCCATTTCAACAAGATCAACAAGTTCTGG
The DNA window shown above is from Fervidobacterium changbaicum and carries:
- the tuf gene encoding elongation factor Tu, encoding MAKEKFVRTKPHMNVGTIGHIDHGKTTLTAAITKYCSFFGWADYTPYEMIDKAPEERARGITINITHVEYQTEKRHYAHIDCPGHADYIKNMITGAAQMDGAILVVAATDGPMPQTREHVLLARQVNVPAMIVFINKVDMVDDPELVDLVEMEVRDLLSKYEFPGDEVPVVRGSALKAIEAPNDPNDPAYKPIKELLDAMDTYFPDPVREVDKPFLMPIEDVFSITGRGTVVTGRIERGVIKPGVEAEIIGMSYEIKKTVITSVEMFRKELDEAIAGDNVGCLLRGIDKDEVERGQVLAKPGSITPHKKFKANIYVLKKEEGGRHTPFTKGYKPQFYIRTADVTGEIVDLPAGVEMVMPGDNVEMTIELIYPVAIEKGMRFAVREGGRTVGAGVVSEIIE